In the Xiamenia xianingshaonis genome, one interval contains:
- a CDS encoding Ig-like domain-containing protein gives MHIPSRTAKRRVFALLLACFLALYCPCSLFAATSIQQFGQVAWAAEPTPDAEPAEPSEPEPSTETDTNPDPETPDTNPETPDPGAADPATPDPGAGEPEGDGSGAGDPETGEPEGDESGDAAEPADPKVNGLQVYEKDNLDGTLTEVGNTNYAINFDANGKPAISSKGGTMQLVAVVEYDNWDEDPSGSHVEWRSSDSSVATVGADGVVQALSDGNVTIEAYLPAEYCVDGVEVVCSVPVVITGQSASLYVSGITLLYPDGTPATYGGYGFEAPLDTALEQFYAQVTVVDSATNEETVYDTRDGSLSSQVEGLGDVQWYVDDTEVAYVEEYTGQFRPFEPCKVTLTCYSAATLTGTAVQASTTVTYSSPDEETNPDYAPQSELHVYAYYGELPRPDASNPDDPNWVIRKTLTVADLESLYTDTKTYTTFGSGGTAYTTTARGAGLAQVLNLAGIDVAGIDNVEVYSAHDGVGALITADYLFNQSHYYYPNANDDSNRQVGAEQVFPILALESYTTKVYSLPQPDEMNDATRFRLVCGAVGIGDQSANYMIKWITDIYVCLTGSEGLLPPGGSDEGTSSTDGPSNNATNGGSGDEGTEQGDANAADGEKEKAANGAGSGSGASTGGNGSSSGGGSAASSQGLGSGSGSASHVHLSNGPLVGQADAADSEAAEASADQPASDASEESGGEPEGSKGEEQGGGGQKGTFKVYQLPQKYHHEAEAVVVDNPLLSLTAPLGACTMAVGGVQAVWWYRRQTRPLIPTQKAAPSKQG, from the coding sequence ATGCATATACCGAGCCGCACGGCCAAAAGACGCGTCTTTGCGCTGCTGCTCGCGTGCTTCTTGGCGCTGTATTGCCCCTGTTCCTTGTTTGCAGCCACAAGCATCCAGCAGTTCGGGCAGGTCGCCTGGGCTGCGGAGCCAACACCTGATGCTGAGCCTGCCGAACCGTCTGAACCAGAACCAAGTACTGAAACAGACACCAATCCCGACCCCGAAACGCCTGACACCAACCCCGAAACGCCTGACCCTGGAGCCGCTGACCCCGCCACTCCCGACCCCGGCGCTGGCGAACCGGAAGGCGACGGGTCTGGCGCTGGCGATCCTGAAACCGGCGAACCGGAAGGCGACGAATCGGGGGATGCAGCGGAACCCGCCGATCCGAAAGTGAACGGCCTTCAGGTGTACGAGAAAGACAATCTCGACGGCACGCTGACGGAGGTCGGCAACACCAACTACGCCATCAATTTCGACGCGAACGGCAAGCCTGCCATCTCGAGCAAGGGCGGCACCATGCAGCTGGTCGCCGTCGTTGAATACGACAACTGGGACGAGGATCCTTCGGGCAGCCACGTGGAATGGCGTTCGAGCGACTCGTCTGTGGCCACCGTCGGCGCAGACGGCGTCGTGCAGGCGCTGTCCGACGGCAACGTCACCATCGAAGCCTACCTGCCGGCCGAATACTGCGTCGACGGGGTCGAAGTCGTGTGCTCTGTTCCCGTTGTCATTACCGGGCAATCTGCAAGCCTGTACGTGAGCGGCATCACGCTGCTCTATCCCGACGGCACTCCCGCCACCTATGGCGGCTACGGCTTCGAAGCGCCGCTCGACACCGCCTTGGAGCAGTTCTATGCGCAGGTCACGGTCGTGGACAGCGCAACGAACGAAGAGACCGTCTACGACACGCGCGACGGGTCGCTGTCGTCGCAGGTCGAAGGCTTGGGCGATGTGCAGTGGTACGTGGACGACACCGAAGTTGCGTACGTGGAAGAATACACCGGGCAGTTTCGGCCTTTCGAGCCCTGCAAAGTGACGCTGACCTGCTATTCTGCCGCAACGCTGACCGGCACCGCCGTGCAGGCGAGCACCACGGTGACCTACAGCAGCCCTGACGAAGAAACGAACCCCGACTATGCGCCCCAAAGCGAACTGCACGTTTATGCCTACTACGGCGAGCTGCCGCGGCCTGACGCCTCCAATCCCGACGACCCCAACTGGGTCATCAGGAAGACTTTGACCGTCGCCGACCTCGAAAGCCTCTATACGGACACGAAAACCTACACCACGTTCGGCTCTGGGGGCACTGCCTACACGACCACGGCTCGCGGCGCCGGACTTGCGCAGGTGCTGAACCTTGCCGGCATCGACGTGGCCGGCATAGACAACGTGGAGGTCTACAGCGCCCATGACGGCGTCGGCGCGCTCATCACCGCCGACTACCTGTTCAACCAGTCCCACTACTACTACCCCAACGCCAATGACGACTCGAACCGACAGGTCGGCGCTGAGCAGGTGTTTCCTATCCTTGCGCTCGAGTCTTACACGACGAAGGTCTATTCGCTGCCCCAGCCCGACGAGATGAACGACGCCACGCGGTTTCGGCTGGTGTGCGGCGCCGTCGGCATCGGAGACCAGTCGGCCAATTATATGATCAAATGGATCACCGATATATACGTGTGCCTGACCGGCTCGGAAGGCCTGCTTCCTCCGGGCGGAAGCGACGAGGGCACCAGCAGCACCGACGGCCCTTCCAACAACGCCACCAACGGCGGGTCCGGAGACGAAGGGACAGAACAGGGCGACGCGAACGCCGCCGACGGCGAGAAGGAAAAGGCCGCGAACGGTGCCGGCAGCGGCAGCGGCGCGTCTACGGGCGGCAACGGCTCGTCTTCGGGGGGCGGCAGCGCGGCCTCGAGCCAAGGCTTGGGGTCGGGTTCTGGAAGCGCAAGCCACGTGCACCTGTCGAACGGGCCGCTCGTCGGCCAGGCGGACGCTGCAGACTCTGAAGCCGCTGAAGCTTCCGCAGACCAGCCGGCAAGCGACGCTTCCGAAGAAAGCGGCGGCGAGCCTGAAGGCTCCAAAGGGGAAGAGCAGGGAGGAGGCGGCCAAAAAGGCACCTTCAAAGTGTACCAGCTTCCTCAGAAATACCATCATGAGGCCGAGGCCGTCGTCGTGGACAACCCCTTGCTGTCACTCACCGCGCCGTTGGGCGCCTGCACCATGGCCGTCGGCGGCGTTCAGGCTGTTTGGTGGTATCGCCGGCAAACGAGGCCTTTGATACCCACGCAGAAAGCAGCGCCATCGAAACAAGGCTAA
- a CDS encoding DUF2149 domain-containing protein, with protein sequence MRSFRDRRFSSSAPMGEDVNPQAYIVNLADCMLVLACGFLVALVGAYNIQLTSVEELDQAAMAEVDPESLEQGLADGSAGNYYQDVGNVYRDPSTGIYYLYENGEDAEQARADDEAMAQGVAPGGGAGQEGGADSAEAAASDASAQNSEGGAEEVGEADSNAE encoded by the coding sequence ATGAGAAGTTTTCGAGATCGAAGGTTCTCGTCGTCTGCGCCGATGGGCGAGGACGTGAACCCACAAGCGTATATCGTCAATCTTGCCGACTGCATGCTCGTGCTGGCTTGCGGCTTTTTGGTGGCGCTGGTGGGTGCCTACAACATCCAGCTCACTTCGGTGGAAGAGCTTGACCAGGCGGCCATGGCGGAAGTCGACCCCGAATCGTTGGAGCAAGGCTTGGCAGATGGCTCGGCGGGCAATTACTACCAAGACGTCGGCAACGTCTACCGCGATCCTTCCACCGGCATCTACTACCTCTACGAGAACGGCGAAGACGCCGAGCAGGCCCGCGCGGACGACGAAGCGATGGCGCAAGGCGTTGCCCCTGGAGGCGGCGCGGGGCAAGAGGGCGGCGCGGACAGCGCCGAAGCGGCCGCATCGGACGCTTCGGCCCAAAACTCCGAAGGTGGCGCCGAAGAGGTTGGCGAGGCTGACAGCAATGCCGAATAA
- a CDS encoding ABC transporter substrate-binding protein has protein sequence MSRTPSSNPSVTRRTFVKAVGAAGVVLGLGPLAGCRSEAGDEIFRSQRKIVDDAGRELTIPTPNALERIYYTSPLAQIYVFSLDPSKQAGTGMRLDEEQLALLPPEMGDLLYMGSIGDGAQIDREMLMQQDVQLVFSISGVELSGLNISDANALQDATGIPVVLVDGSFDRIAEAYRFVGDIMGCEERAEELAVYLEGIYEEVAAAVADIPDEERVRFYYAEGPLGLSTEPTTSQHAKAFLVAGGIDVAEVGEGLPGLGMSQVSLEQVVEWDPEVIISWDEDNRGGAAGLIRTSSDWAGINAVKSGHVFSMPNLPFAWCDRPPGVNRWIGIQWLANLFYPDRYPVDILARTIEFYSLVYRIELTEEKALEILGDSYPPPAPVHPAS, from the coding sequence ATGAGCAGAACCCCTTCATCAAATCCCTCGGTGACGAGAAGAACGTTCGTGAAGGCTGTTGGAGCAGCCGGCGTGGTCCTGGGCCTGGGGCCTCTTGCCGGCTGCCGCTCCGAAGCAGGCGACGAGATCTTTCGCAGCCAGCGCAAGATCGTCGATGACGCCGGCCGCGAACTGACCATCCCGACGCCAAACGCGCTGGAGCGCATTTACTACACGTCTCCGCTGGCTCAGATCTACGTCTTCTCGCTCGATCCGTCCAAGCAGGCAGGCACGGGCATGCGCCTGGACGAAGAGCAGCTGGCCTTGCTTCCGCCCGAAATGGGGGACTTGCTCTACATGGGCTCCATCGGAGACGGCGCTCAAATAGACCGCGAGATGCTCATGCAGCAAGACGTCCAGCTGGTGTTTTCCATTTCCGGCGTCGAGCTTTCGGGCTTGAACATCTCGGACGCCAACGCATTGCAGGACGCCACGGGCATTCCCGTCGTGCTGGTGGACGGGTCGTTCGACCGCATTGCGGAAGCCTATCGCTTCGTCGGGGACATCATGGGCTGCGAAGAACGCGCGGAAGAGCTTGCCGTCTACCTCGAGGGCATCTACGAGGAAGTGGCGGCCGCCGTTGCCGACATCCCCGACGAAGAGCGCGTGCGTTTCTATTACGCAGAGGGTCCGCTGGGGTTGTCGACCGAGCCCACGACCTCCCAGCATGCGAAAGCGTTTCTCGTGGCGGGCGGCATCGACGTGGCCGAGGTGGGCGAGGGGCTGCCCGGCCTTGGCATGAGCCAGGTCTCGCTTGAGCAGGTCGTGGAATGGGATCCTGAAGTCATCATATCGTGGGACGAGGACAACCGCGGCGGAGCGGCCGGCCTCATTCGCACTTCGTCAGACTGGGCGGGCATCAACGCCGTGAAGTCGGGGCATGTCTTCAGCATGCCCAACCTTCCCTTCGCCTGGTGCGACCGGCCTCCGGGGGTCAACCGCTGGATCGGCATCCAGTGGCTTGCCAACCTCTTCTATCCGGATCGCTACCCTGTGGACATCCTGGCCCGGACCATCGAGTTCTATTCGCTGGTGTACCGCATAGAGCTCACCGAGGAAAAGGCCCTCGAAATTCTGGGGGACTCGTATCCTCCGCCGGCGCCGGTGCATCCGGCCTCGTAA
- a CDS encoding N-acetylmuramoyl-L-alanine amidase family protein produces MTQSDDNQRLQTRKMPRQEMPSLASAKSRLGSVGRLLVTASLCVSMTPAAAFASDAEADQGAPVASVASEADQQVEAGQAEQSEERADGNRVSDLARLALPSPTYDWYTSPAQAGTYVLSTQADFAGFANLVNGTAKVEGVSGPVDFKGCTVTLATPLNFRGETTCPIGADGNVFAGTFDGGGNTIAGLNIVNAEEVGNIGLFGTTAKDSVIKNVVMNSCTVKVTTDKAVLAQNIGLVAGNAGGDVTNCSTTKQSSVVVTANADATESVPVLIMNVGGVVGLGTGDMTDNANAASVSVSALGGYASGDLAYTVWNIGGVAGSAGSVDATLDKNSPKLYGSFSDCSNSGTVTVNTPKNMGSGLWSDMYVLSGNIGGVAGYVRGNASSLANSGSISSDHGSSVSGVVGGLHAPSTLTGYNGMATVDDEGVSAKNTVTLSRCTNTGNVQGYVAVGGVVGRAGSYTVVYGCSNGRMNPQNECWVAGARANKPMVGGVAGSSYGDIAFCMNTGNVGTGFYNASTGKFSQNSGYHCGGIAGALQQYKNDDNSDKTPRSQAYSCMNVGQLYSLGGRTRNIAGLNEDGVVYDCVALANLVHDANEANANQIAFENMEGVNAVVSVSQLKNNEVLSGSEYQGLTPIGILNRNGDDFDWSTYFVLPTPSTVNGGFPVLNGEAGGVAQNPVSIDGAAVSCAAPAAWLGVPGAIPTMNVVVGGKQLKQNVDFCVVPQETAVDMGDGYVAAIQGIGAYTGQTTGTYRIGKGSLANFRVSADAVVFDWNKHVVTSSDVSVMNGDVRVDPSEYTVSVSKGSNPGDPDLVDGAMVNAGGYTLTVTATPNAPHVEGTGTGAFYIQRVPMNWDTEEPGGGSDNAHPTQILTPTGWKPWQSARYVLLNDPNTQQEIAVTYPYTGHPIVPEVKVAYRGKEIGTQVTGIESEGIVQANRFTDRRNRVVEQRGFLVVENDASQAVPDNIGSPTQKTIGSIYIAGVMYTNFQGNDGMEFYIDPSIKADLTLIAEPVLAEPNKNGLYEGSKPTPVTQVNYLGSKLDEGTDYRVSYSYDLAKGTATYTIKGGSNGIFTGAYTGTFKLAEKASWEKVNGKWKLHYGDTYVKNQWLEIGGSWYHFDANGYAQTGWTKLGGSWYYFESSGAMVTGWEQIGGAWYYFAPSNGAMQTGWFAVDGSWYHASGSGAMQTGWLKDGGKWYYLGSSGAMTEGWKKIDGTWYYFAPGSGAMKTGWFAVDGSWYHASGSGAMQTGWLKDGGTWYYLGSSGAMAEGWKKLGGTWYYLTPGSGAMKTGWFAVDGAWYYASGSGAMQKSCWVGNYYLTSSGAMATNTWIGRYHVNASGLWDDTK; encoded by the coding sequence ATGACGCAAAGCGACGACAACCAAAGGCTTCAGACGCGTAAGATGCCACGTCAGGAGATGCCGAGTCTCGCCTCGGCGAAAAGCAGGCTCGGCTCCGTTGGGCGATTGCTGGTCACGGCTTCGCTGTGCGTGTCCATGACGCCCGCTGCCGCCTTCGCCTCCGACGCCGAGGCCGATCAGGGTGCGCCCGTTGCATCCGTTGCCAGCGAAGCCGACCAGCAGGTCGAGGCGGGCCAAGCCGAGCAGTCCGAAGAGCGTGCCGACGGAAACCGCGTTTCAGACCTTGCAAGGCTGGCCCTTCCCAGTCCGACCTACGATTGGTACACCTCGCCGGCCCAGGCGGGCACGTACGTGCTGTCCACCCAGGCAGACTTTGCCGGCTTCGCCAACTTGGTCAACGGCACCGCCAAAGTCGAGGGCGTGAGCGGCCCGGTCGACTTCAAGGGCTGCACGGTCACGCTCGCCACCCCGCTGAATTTCCGCGGAGAGACCACCTGCCCCATCGGAGCGGACGGCAATGTCTTTGCCGGCACCTTCGACGGCGGCGGCAACACCATTGCGGGCCTCAACATCGTCAACGCCGAGGAGGTCGGCAACATCGGCCTGTTCGGCACGACTGCGAAAGACTCCGTCATCAAGAACGTCGTCATGAATTCCTGCACGGTCAAGGTGACGACCGACAAAGCAGTGCTCGCGCAAAACATCGGCCTGGTGGCGGGCAATGCCGGAGGCGATGTGACGAACTGCTCGACGACCAAGCAATCGAGCGTTGTCGTCACTGCCAATGCCGACGCCACTGAAAGCGTTCCCGTACTGATCATGAACGTCGGCGGCGTGGTGGGCCTTGGCACCGGAGACATGACGGACAACGCCAACGCCGCATCGGTGAGCGTTTCCGCCCTCGGCGGCTATGCCTCGGGCGATTTGGCCTACACCGTTTGGAACATCGGCGGCGTGGCCGGCAGCGCAGGTTCTGTGGATGCCACGCTCGACAAGAACTCGCCAAAGCTGTACGGGTCGTTCAGCGATTGCTCCAACAGCGGCACGGTGACGGTGAACACCCCTAAAAACATGGGATCGGGCCTGTGGTCCGACATGTACGTCCTTTCGGGGAACATCGGCGGCGTGGCCGGCTATGTGCGAGGAAACGCAAGCAGCCTTGCGAATTCCGGTTCGATCTCCTCCGACCACGGTTCAAGCGTCAGCGGCGTCGTGGGCGGCCTGCACGCGCCGTCTACTTTGACCGGTTACAACGGCATGGCTACCGTTGACGACGAGGGAGTTTCTGCTAAAAACACGGTCACGCTCTCTCGCTGCACCAACACCGGCAACGTTCAAGGCTATGTGGCCGTCGGCGGCGTTGTGGGGCGTGCGGGCAGCTATACCGTCGTTTACGGGTGCTCGAACGGTCGCATGAACCCCCAAAACGAATGCTGGGTGGCAGGCGCCCGAGCCAACAAGCCCATGGTGGGCGGCGTTGCAGGCTCTTCCTATGGCGACATCGCCTTCTGCATGAACACCGGCAATGTCGGCACCGGCTTTTACAACGCCTCGACCGGGAAGTTCAGCCAGAATTCCGGCTATCATTGCGGCGGCATAGCGGGTGCGCTGCAGCAGTATAAAAACGACGACAACAGCGACAAGACGCCCCGGTCGCAGGCGTATTCGTGCATGAACGTCGGCCAGCTGTACTCCCTTGGCGGCCGTACCCGCAACATCGCCGGCCTGAACGAGGATGGCGTCGTGTACGACTGCGTCGCCCTTGCCAACTTGGTCCATGACGCCAACGAGGCCAATGCGAACCAAATCGCCTTCGAGAACATGGAAGGCGTCAATGCCGTCGTCAGCGTTTCGCAGCTCAAAAACAATGAAGTGCTGAGCGGTTCGGAATACCAGGGCTTGACGCCGATTGGAATCCTCAACCGCAACGGCGACGATTTCGACTGGAGCACGTATTTCGTGCTGCCGACGCCTTCCACGGTGAACGGCGGCTTCCCTGTTTTGAACGGGGAAGCGGGCGGGGTTGCCCAGAATCCCGTATCGATCGACGGCGCTGCGGTGAGCTGTGCCGCTCCTGCAGCGTGGCTTGGCGTTCCTGGGGCGATTCCCACGATGAACGTCGTCGTTGGAGGCAAGCAGCTGAAGCAGAACGTGGACTTTTGCGTTGTTCCTCAGGAAACGGCTGTGGACATGGGCGACGGCTATGTGGCTGCCATCCAGGGCATCGGCGCCTATACCGGCCAGACCACAGGCACGTACCGCATCGGCAAAGGGTCGCTTGCCAACTTCCGCGTATCGGCGGATGCCGTTGTCTTCGACTGGAACAAGCATGTCGTGACGTCAAGCGACGTTTCCGTCATGAACGGCGACGTGCGCGTGGACCCGTCCGAATACACGGTGAGCGTGTCGAAAGGATCGAACCCTGGTGACCCCGATCTGGTCGACGGCGCCATGGTGAACGCCGGCGGCTACACCCTTACCGTGACGGCGACGCCGAACGCTCCCCATGTGGAAGGCACCGGCACCGGCGCCTTCTACATCCAGCGCGTTCCCATGAACTGGGACACGGAAGAGCCTGGCGGCGGTTCTGACAACGCCCATCCCACCCAAATCCTCACGCCCACAGGCTGGAAGCCCTGGCAGAGCGCCCGGTATGTCCTTCTCAATGATCCGAACACCCAGCAAGAGATTGCGGTGACCTATCCCTATACCGGACATCCCATCGTGCCTGAAGTGAAAGTGGCGTATCGGGGCAAGGAAATAGGCACGCAGGTCACCGGCATCGAAAGCGAAGGCATCGTTCAGGCCAACCGCTTCACCGACCGCCGCAACCGCGTTGTGGAGCAGCGCGGCTTCCTCGTGGTGGAAAACGACGCCAGCCAGGCCGTTCCGGACAACATCGGCTCGCCGACGCAAAAAACGATCGGGTCGATCTATATTGCCGGCGTGATGTACACCAACTTCCAAGGCAACGACGGCATGGAATTCTACATCGACCCCTCCATCAAGGCCGACCTGACGCTCATCGCCGAGCCTGTTTTGGCAGAACCCAACAAAAACGGCCTGTACGAAGGCAGCAAGCCCACGCCGGTCACGCAGGTGAATTACCTGGGATCGAAGCTTGACGAAGGCACGGACTACCGGGTTTCCTATTCCTACGACCTCGCCAAAGGCACCGCGACCTACACCATCAAGGGCGGCTCCAACGGGATATTCACGGGCGCTTACACCGGAACGTTCAAACTGGCGGAAAAGGCCTCGTGGGAGAAGGTCAACGGCAAGTGGAAGCTCCACTACGGCGACACCTACGTGAAAAACCAATGGCTGGAGATAGGCGGCTCGTGGTACCACTTCGATGCGAACGGCTATGCGCAGACCGGTTGGACCAAGCTTGGCGGCTCGTGGTACTACTTCGAGAGCTCGGGCGCCATGGTCACGGGATGGGAGCAGATCGGCGGCGCCTGGTATTACTTCGCCCCGAGCAACGGCGCGATGCAGACCGGCTGGTTCGCCGTGGACGGCTCGTGGTACCACGCCTCCGGCTCCGGCGCGATGCAGACCGGCTGGCTCAAGGACGGCGGGAAGTGGTACTACCTCGGAAGCTCCGGCGCCATGACCGAAGGCTGGAAGAAGATCGACGGAACGTGGTACTACTTCGCCCCCGGCTCGGGCGCCATGAAGACCGGCTGGTTCGCCGTGGACGGCTCGTGGTACCACGCCTCCGGCTCCGGCGCGATGCAGACCGGCTGGCTCAAGGACGGCGGCACGTGGTACTACCTCGGAAGCTCGGGCGCCATGGCCGAGGGCTGGAAGAAACTCGGCGGAACGTGGTACTACCTGACTCCCGGCTCCGGCGCCATGAAGACCGGCTGGTTCGCCGTGGACGGTGCGTGGTACTACGCTTCCGGCTCCGGTGCCATGCAAAAGAGCTGCTGGGTGGGCAATTACTATCTCACCAGCTCGGGCGCCATGGCCACGAACACCTGGATCGGCAGGTATCACGTGAACGCCAGCGGCTTGTGGGACGACACGAAATAA
- a CDS encoding FecCD family ABC transporter permease: MPNKETAKNVKDAAPLEHASCGRKDRAADAKDAFALGGTRKARVALWAGVAVLVIASLCMGKYDVSPGELLDALVSYPAKVVSYVGACMADPSLWTEGSIPVSNAERVLWHIRLPRIAVVVLTGAALSIAGASYQGMFKNPLTSPDLLGASAGASLGACLALLWNLGGGYVQLFAFAGGLAAVGATVWLNKQVGSYDPMLGLVLAGILVGTLFQSGMSIVKLVADSNDQLPAITFWLMGSFNDINRSDLIAAVPMVLGFVILLRHAWQLNVLSFGDEEAKSLGINTGRVRLWVIFGATMVTSASVAVAGIVGWVGLVVPHLARSIVGPNYRILLPTSMLTGAAFLLVVDDLARLLLAVEIPIGILTALVGVPFFVIIFKRNLRGW, from the coding sequence ATGCCGAATAAGGAAACCGCAAAAAACGTCAAAGACGCCGCACCGCTTGAGCACGCCTCTTGCGGCCGCAAGGACCGTGCCGCCGACGCAAAAGACGCTTTCGCCTTGGGTGGAACGCGCAAAGCCCGCGTAGCCCTCTGGGCTGGCGTGGCGGTGCTTGTCATCGCTTCTTTGTGCATGGGCAAATACGACGTCTCGCCAGGCGAATTGCTCGACGCCCTGGTCTCTTATCCCGCCAAGGTCGTTTCCTACGTGGGCGCTTGCATGGCAGACCCCTCGCTTTGGACCGAAGGCAGCATTCCCGTCAGCAACGCCGAGCGCGTTCTTTGGCACATTCGCCTGCCGCGCATAGCCGTCGTCGTGCTCACCGGCGCCGCCTTGTCCATCGCCGGCGCGAGCTACCAGGGCATGTTCAAGAACCCTCTGACCTCGCCTGACCTTCTGGGCGCTTCCGCCGGGGCATCGCTGGGGGCCTGCCTTGCGCTGCTTTGGAACCTGGGCGGCGGATACGTGCAGCTGTTCGCTTTCGCAGGCGGCTTGGCGGCCGTGGGGGCCACCGTTTGGCTCAACAAGCAGGTGGGGTCGTACGACCCTATGCTGGGCCTTGTGCTTGCCGGCATACTCGTGGGGACGCTTTTCCAATCTGGCATGTCGATCGTAAAGCTCGTGGCCGACTCGAACGACCAGCTGCCGGCGATCACCTTCTGGCTCATGGGATCTTTCAACGACATAAACCGGTCGGACCTCATTGCCGCCGTTCCCATGGTCTTGGGCTTCGTCATCCTTTTGCGTCATGCGTGGCAGCTCAACGTGCTGTCGTTCGGCGACGAAGAGGCGAAATCCCTTGGCATCAACACGGGGCGGGTCAGGCTATGGGTCATCTTCGGCGCGACCATGGTCACGAGCGCTTCTGTGGCCGTGGCGGGCATCGTCGGATGGGTGGGCCTGGTGGTTCCCCATCTTGCCCGTTCCATCGTGGGGCCGAACTACCGAATTCTTCTGCCGACGTCTATGCTGACAGGAGCCGCTTTCTTGCTCGTCGTGGACGACTTGGCCCGCTTGCTCCTTGCCGTGGAAATTCCCATCGGCATTCTGACGGCGCTTGTCGGCGTGCCCTTCTTCGTCATCATCTTCAAGCGCAACCTGAGGGGATGGTAG
- a CDS encoding MotA/TolQ/ExbB proton channel family protein, producing the protein MNVYEETYLPDILNKISQGMLIPTMVCLIALLVVTVFIIGQVFAEWLTERRHYKQNMPAIVNAISEAAPAELITVIARSKLLRFQKEALLVVARNLGLPEEALFSLAQISITKAQQRYQRRLAWTDTIAKIAPLLGLMGTLIPLGPGIVALGQNQTEILSRALLTAFDATVVGLICAIVALVISKVRSGWYTECVSSLESLMGCVVEAGQLAAQRGESLPCNYSGDPLKDYESMFGAASPEGDAPSQPAQA; encoded by the coding sequence ATGAACGTCTACGAAGAGACATACTTGCCCGACATCCTCAATAAAATATCCCAAGGCATGCTGATTCCGACCATGGTGTGCCTCATCGCGCTTTTGGTCGTCACGGTGTTCATCATCGGGCAAGTGTTTGCCGAATGGCTGACTGAGCGGCGCCATTACAAGCAGAACATGCCCGCCATCGTCAATGCCATCTCTGAAGCTGCACCCGCGGAGCTGATCACCGTCATTGCCCGAAGCAAGCTTTTGCGTTTCCAGAAGGAGGCGCTGCTTGTGGTGGCGCGGAACTTGGGCCTTCCCGAAGAGGCTCTCTTCTCGCTCGCTCAAATAAGCATAACGAAAGCCCAGCAGCGCTATCAGCGACGACTCGCCTGGACCGACACCATCGCGAAAATCGCCCCGCTGCTCGGCCTCATGGGCACCCTGATCCCGCTGGGACCTGGCATTGTGGCTTTGGGGCAGAACCAGACCGAGATCCTTTCCCGGGCGCTGCTCACCGCCTTCGACGCAACGGTGGTCGGCCTGATCTGCGCCATCGTGGCCCTTGTCATTTCAAAGGTGCGCAGCGGCTGGTACACCGAATGCGTCAGCTCTTTGGAATCCCTCATGGGCTGCGTCGTCGAGGCTGGCCAGCTGGCGGCCCAGCGCGGCGAATCGCTGCCGTGCAACTATTCGGGCGACCCGCTCAAGGACTATGAAAGCATGTTCGGCGCCGCATCGCCTGAGGGCGACGCGCCTTCCCAGCCTGCGCAGGCATAG